The following proteins are co-located in the Brachybacterium sacelli genome:
- a CDS encoding ABC transporter permease, which translates to MTAAVLTPGLRARARDRTAARSRPPVGVLLSAVVLVVVLAWSCVPGLFTSHDPAIGIPADKFTAPGGRYWLGSDHLGRDLLTRIIHGSASSMTSALIAVAIGVLVGGLLGLLGGYLGGWVDAVIGRLVDVLLAIPGFLLAVVVVTALGYDTRNAAIATGVSAVAVFARLMRSEVLRVRTSVFIEAARVSGGSAAYVLLRHVLPNALRPVLSLAILQFGIAILVIAGLAFLGYGDPPPASDWGLLVSDGREHLLHAPWLVIAPGLVIAVVVLSVSRISRWLDQGRNS; encoded by the coding sequence ATGACCGCCGCCGTCCTCACCCCCGGCCTGCGAGCCCGCGCGCGCGACCGCACGGCGGCGCGGAGCCGGCCGCCGGTCGGCGTCCTGCTCTCCGCGGTCGTCCTGGTGGTGGTGCTTGCCTGGTCGTGCGTACCGGGCCTGTTCACCTCCCACGACCCGGCGATCGGGATCCCGGCTGACAAGTTCACCGCTCCCGGCGGCCGGTACTGGCTGGGCAGCGATCATCTGGGTCGGGACCTGCTGACCCGCATCATCCACGGCTCCGCCTCCTCGATGACCAGCGCTCTGATCGCGGTCGCGATCGGTGTGCTCGTGGGCGGCCTGCTCGGTCTCCTCGGCGGCTATCTGGGCGGATGGGTCGATGCGGTGATCGGCCGGCTGGTCGACGTGCTGCTCGCGATCCCCGGCTTCCTGCTGGCCGTGGTAGTGGTGACGGCACTGGGCTACGACACCCGCAATGCGGCGATCGCGACCGGCGTCTCCGCAGTCGCCGTGTTCGCCCGGCTCATGCGCTCCGAGGTGCTGCGCGTGCGCACCAGCGTGTTCATCGAGGCGGCGCGGGTGAGCGGTGGCTCCGCCGCGTACGTGCTGCTGCGCCACGTGCTGCCCAATGCGCTGCGCCCCGTGCTGTCGCTGGCGATCCTGCAGTTCGGCATCGCGATCCTCGTGATCGCCGGACTCGCGTTCCTGGGCTACGGCGATCCGCCGCCCGCCTCCGACTGGGGTCTGCTCGTCTCCGACGGCCGCGAGCACCTCCTGCACGCCCCGTGGCTCGTGATCGCCCCGGGTCTGGTCATCGCCGTCGTCGTGCTGTCCGTCAGCCGCATCAGCCGCTGGCTCGATCAGGGGAGGAACAGTTGA
- a CDS encoding FAD-binding oxidoreductase, with amino-acid sequence MTSTDPSDATPAADDLAARLRRELGPEAVPTVHEARYRGDRAVPGAADLRFVLVLPRDVAGVQTALRVAHETGTPVVPRGGGSGPSGGATAVAGGIVLGLEHLSAIREIDPLDEVAVVGAGALTADLSAALAPHGFFYAPDPASATLSTIGGNIATNAGGLHCAKYGVTRESVLGLEAVLADGTLLRTGHRSIKGVTGLDLTQLLIGSEGTLAIIVAATVRIRPLPVARRTVLARFTSSVGAAAGVGAITRSPVRPAATELIDAGALADIEAHTGATMADGDGAVLLLELDGYGVDEQTADLLDVLTGAGGSVTVIEDEAEAERLWELRRTSRAAGAGRARLGEDVAVPKSHLAELLTELEAIGRRHGVRTSAVAHAGDGNLHPAFSLPGVPEDPAGQLPAPILDAADELVRAALELGGTISGEHGIGTAKQQWLDLELSPASRGLQRRLKDAFDPQHLLNPGKAL; translated from the coding sequence GTGACCAGCACCGATCCCTCCGACGCCACTCCCGCAGCCGACGACCTCGCCGCCCGGTTGCGCAGGGAGCTCGGGCCGGAGGCCGTGCCCACCGTGCACGAGGCGCGCTACCGCGGGGATCGGGCGGTGCCCGGGGCCGCCGACCTGCGATTCGTGCTGGTCCTGCCCCGGGACGTGGCCGGAGTGCAGACCGCCCTGCGCGTGGCGCACGAGACGGGCACGCCCGTGGTACCGCGCGGCGGCGGCTCGGGCCCCTCCGGTGGCGCGACGGCCGTGGCGGGCGGGATCGTGCTGGGATTGGAGCACCTGAGCGCGATCCGCGAGATCGACCCGCTCGACGAGGTCGCGGTCGTCGGGGCCGGCGCCCTCACGGCCGATCTCTCGGCGGCCCTGGCCCCGCACGGCTTCTTCTACGCCCCGGACCCGGCCAGCGCCACGCTGTCGACGATCGGTGGCAACATCGCCACCAACGCCGGCGGTCTGCACTGCGCGAAGTACGGCGTGACCCGCGAGTCGGTGCTCGGTCTGGAAGCCGTGCTGGCCGATGGCACCCTGCTGCGCACCGGCCACCGCTCGATCAAGGGCGTGACCGGCCTCGACCTCACCCAGCTGCTGATCGGCTCCGAGGGCACCCTCGCCATCATCGTGGCCGCCACCGTGCGGATCCGTCCGCTCCCGGTGGCCCGTCGCACGGTGCTGGCCCGCTTCACCAGCTCCGTCGGCGCTGCCGCGGGGGTCGGAGCGATCACCCGCAGCCCCGTCCGCCCGGCCGCCACCGAGCTGATCGACGCCGGCGCCCTCGCCGACATCGAGGCGCACACCGGTGCCACGATGGCCGACGGTGACGGCGCCGTGCTGCTGCTCGAGCTCGACGGTTACGGCGTCGACGAGCAGACGGCGGATCTCCTCGACGTCCTGACCGGCGCGGGCGGGAGCGTGACGGTGATCGAGGACGAGGCCGAGGCCGAGCGCCTGTGGGAGCTGCGCCGCACCAGCCGCGCCGCCGGCGCCGGCAGGGCCCGCCTGGGCGAGGACGTGGCGGTGCCGAAGTCCCACCTGGCAGAGCTGCTGACCGAGCTGGAGGCGATCGGCCGCCGGCACGGCGTGCGCACCTCGGCCGTCGCCCACGCCGGCGATGGCAACCTCCACCCCGCGTTCTCGCTGCCCGGAGTCCCGGAGGATCCCGCCGGGCAGCTGCCGGCCCCGATCCTCGACGCGGCCGACGAGCTGGTCCGGGCGGCCCTCGAGCTCGGAGGGACCATCAGCGGCGAGCACGGCATCGGCACCGCCAAGCAGCAGTGGCTCGACCTCGAGCTCTCCCCGGCCTCCCGGGGCCTGCAGCGCCGGCTGAAGGATGCCTTCGATCCGCAGCACCTGCTCAATCCCGGCAAGGCGCTGTGA
- a CDS encoding ABC transporter permease encodes MSAAVTAPVASNSGAASRSASTARRYGTFAARRTGQALVVIVLCYVLVFLVLAAIPGDPISAQLDNPEAGYSDAEKAQIRSFYGLDRPVLLQLLISLGNALQGRLGISLSTSQAVTEMITTAIPSTLALAATALVLAVLLAALLGLLSQRLPQGRLNSLVRSLPTLFLSTPNFLIGLVLIQVLAVQLGAFSLVDSESVGSTLVASLTLAIPVSAQIAQVFITALDESAGQDYAEVALARGLPPTQVVLRHLLRPSLLPTVTVVGLVIGEVLGGSLITETIFGRAGIGTLVQKAVAAQDVPVLLVTVVLSAAVFVVVNLVIDLLYPLLDPRLRGAEAAR; translated from the coding sequence GTGAGCGCCGCCGTCACCGCCCCCGTCGCCTCGAACTCCGGCGCAGCCTCCCGCTCCGCTTCCACCGCCCGCCGCTACGGGACCTTCGCCGCTCGCCGCACGGGCCAGGCCCTGGTGGTGATCGTGCTGTGCTACGTGCTGGTGTTCCTGGTGCTCGCCGCGATCCCCGGCGACCCGATCTCCGCCCAGCTGGACAATCCTGAGGCCGGCTACAGCGATGCCGAGAAGGCGCAGATCCGCTCCTTCTACGGCCTCGACCGGCCCGTGCTCCTCCAGTTGCTGATCTCTCTGGGCAATGCGCTGCAGGGCCGGCTGGGCATCTCCCTGTCCACCTCGCAGGCGGTGACCGAGATGATCACCACCGCGATCCCCTCCACCCTGGCGCTCGCCGCGACCGCTCTCGTGCTCGCCGTGCTCCTGGCCGCGCTGCTGGGTCTGCTCTCCCAGCGTCTGCCGCAGGGGCGGCTGAACTCGCTGGTGCGCTCGCTGCCCACCCTGTTCCTGTCCACCCCGAACTTCCTCATCGGACTGGTGCTGATCCAGGTGCTCGCGGTGCAGCTCGGAGCGTTCTCCCTGGTGGACTCCGAGAGCGTCGGCTCCACGCTCGTCGCCTCGCTGACGCTCGCGATCCCGGTCTCCGCGCAGATCGCCCAGGTGTTCATCACCGCGCTGGACGAGTCCGCCGGGCAGGACTACGCGGAGGTGGCACTGGCCCGCGGCCTGCCGCCTACGCAGGTGGTGCTGCGACATCTGCTGCGCCCGTCCCTGCTGCCCACGGTGACCGTCGTCGGTCTCGTGATCGGCGAGGTGCTAGGCGGCTCGCTCATCACCGAGACGATCTTCGGCCGGGCCGGCATCGGCACCCTGGTGCAGAAGGCCGTGGCCGCCCAGGACGTCCCGGTGCTGCTGGTCACCGTGGTGCTCTCGGCCGCCGTGTTCGTGGTGGTGAATCTCGTGATCGATCTGCTGTACCCGCTCCTGGACCCGCGCCTGCGCGGCGCGGAGGCGGCACGATGA
- a CDS encoding dipeptide ABC transporter ATP-binding protein, with translation MSTLENTAQSVRSTAPTAPLLQVSDLSVAYGQKEVVHGVSFAVGAGKALALIGESGSGKSTIARAVLRLLGSRRARVSGSLTVQGREVTGLRESEFRPLRGRVLGFVPQDPGSSLNPVRSIGAQAFEAAALVPGARSRADREALVRGAFERVGLPDPQRVIGSFPHQLSGGQLQRVLIALAILPGPRLLVTDEPTSALDVTVQKQILDLLDSLRRELGIGVLLITHDLAIAAQRADEVVVLQDGRIQEAGPTQEVFSHPGAEYTRALQADVPGLNPERFAALRAERDARHRLEDAPVRVELERVSRTFRGRDHEVQALREVSFTIPRGRTHALVGESGSGKSTAARALLGLETIDAGTLRVDGREIRPDDRQQLREVRRHLQIVYQNPFTSLDPRFTVGRIVREPLDLYRVGRRGEREERVAWALDAVRLPQELRSRRPGALSGGQRQRVAIARALALRPDVLVLDEPTSALDVTVQASILEVLATLQRDLGLTHLFISHDLGVVRQFADTLTVLRGGEVVESGTVTEVFTAPREEYTRRLIASVPSRVEAGS, from the coding sequence TTGAGCACCCTCGAGAACACCGCGCAGTCCGTGCGCTCCACCGCACCCACCGCACCCCTGCTGCAGGTCAGCGACCTCAGCGTCGCCTACGGCCAGAAGGAGGTGGTCCACGGGGTGTCCTTCGCCGTGGGCGCCGGGAAGGCCCTGGCGCTGATCGGTGAGTCAGGGTCGGGCAAGTCGACCATCGCCCGCGCCGTGCTGCGTCTGCTGGGATCACGACGCGCTCGGGTGAGCGGCTCCCTGACCGTGCAGGGACGTGAGGTGACCGGGCTGCGGGAATCGGAGTTCCGGCCGTTGCGCGGTCGGGTGCTCGGCTTCGTGCCGCAGGACCCGGGATCCTCCCTGAACCCGGTGCGCAGCATCGGCGCCCAAGCCTTCGAGGCCGCCGCCCTGGTGCCGGGCGCCCGCTCCCGGGCCGACCGCGAGGCACTCGTCCGCGGCGCCTTCGAGCGGGTGGGGCTGCCGGATCCGCAGCGCGTCATCGGGTCCTTCCCCCACCAGCTCTCCGGCGGTCAGCTGCAGCGGGTGCTCATCGCGCTCGCGATCCTGCCCGGGCCGCGCCTGCTGGTGACCGATGAGCCCACCAGCGCCCTCGACGTGACCGTGCAGAAGCAGATCCTCGATCTGCTCGACTCGCTGCGCCGCGAGCTGGGCATCGGGGTCCTCCTGATCACGCACGACCTGGCGATCGCCGCCCAGCGGGCCGACGAGGTGGTGGTCCTCCAGGACGGCCGCATCCAGGAGGCGGGGCCCACGCAGGAGGTGTTCTCCCACCCGGGTGCCGAGTACACGCGCGCCCTGCAGGCCGACGTCCCGGGCCTGAACCCGGAGCGTTTCGCCGCGCTGCGGGCCGAGCGCGATGCGCGTCACCGGCTCGAGGACGCCCCGGTGCGCGTCGAGCTCGAGCGTGTCTCGCGCACCTTCCGCGGCCGCGACCACGAGGTGCAGGCACTGCGAGAGGTGTCCTTCACGATCCCGCGCGGGCGCACCCACGCGCTGGTGGGCGAGTCCGGGTCCGGGAAGTCCACGGCCGCTCGCGCGCTGCTGGGCCTGGAGACGATCGATGCGGGCACCCTGCGGGTGGACGGCCGTGAGATCCGCCCCGATGACCGTCAGCAGCTGCGGGAGGTGCGTCGGCACCTGCAGATCGTCTACCAGAACCCCTTCACCTCCCTGGATCCGCGCTTCACCGTCGGCCGGATCGTGCGCGAACCGCTCGACCTGTACCGCGTGGGCCGGCGCGGCGAGCGCGAGGAGCGGGTCGCCTGGGCGCTGGATGCGGTGCGCCTGCCGCAGGAGCTGCGCTCCCGTCGGCCCGGAGCGCTCTCCGGCGGGCAGCGTCAGCGGGTCGCGATCGCCCGGGCCCTCGCCCTGCGACCCGACGTGCTGGTGCTCGATGAGCCCACCAGCGCGCTGGACGTGACGGTCCAGGCGAGCATCCTCGAGGTGCTCGCCACCTTGCAGCGCGACCTGGGCCTCACCCATCTGTTCATCTCCCACGACCTCGGGGTGGTGCGGCAGTTCGCCGACACCCTCACGGTGCTGCGCGGCGGCGAGGTGGTCGAGTCCGGAACGGTCACGGAGGTCTTCACGGCCCCGCGCGAGGAGTACACACGGCGGCTCATCGCCTCGGTGCCCTCCCGGGTGGAGGCGGGGTCATGA
- a CDS encoding ArsR/SmtB family transcription factor codes for MTVQESAPGPAEEPTELQLAAAADTFAMLASPARLHLMWRMSAGRVDVGELAAHVGLSLPTTSQHLSKLRLAGVVSARREGRHSYYTVDDPHVLSLVEQIFEHIAPDGTLAPDPPTEDHRA; via the coding sequence ATGACCGTCCAGGAGAGCGCACCCGGCCCCGCCGAGGAGCCCACGGAGCTGCAGCTCGCCGCGGCGGCCGACACCTTCGCGATGCTGGCCAGCCCTGCCCGGCTGCACCTCATGTGGCGCATGAGCGCGGGCCGCGTCGACGTGGGCGAGCTCGCCGCGCACGTCGGTCTCAGCCTGCCCACCACCAGCCAGCACCTCAGCAAGCTGCGTCTGGCCGGAGTGGTCTCCGCCCGTCGCGAGGGTCGTCACAGCTACTACACCGTGGACGATCCCCACGTGCTGTCCCTGGTCGAGCAGATCTTCGAGCACATCGCCCCCGACGGCACCCTCGCCCCCGATCCCCCGACCGAGGACCACCGCGCATGA
- a CDS encoding ABC transporter substrate-binding protein encodes MSRPGSGRSVARPAPTRRHLLQALGAGSLGLAALPLAGCALEGASAESTDEDELTFLISNLDGGWVPSKSAISSYEANVWQQLTDKLVHTDPEGTVTPWIASSWEQNEDSTEFLLHLRDGVTFSDGTPVDAEAVVANLQSWALGRPEEGIARVGLFPGGTYDGAEAAGRLSVRVSFTAPTLSFLPTLGYHGCLLLSPASIAASLEEQSDLAVQIGSGPFVLDTWAASDHVRLVRREDYDWAPEVLGASGPAGLAAITFTVLPDDSLRASAARARQTDLSYNVNPQVLDSFTDAGFTLEVPRYLGFVHGYSLRTNVAPFDDVRVRRAVTRGIDRAEILRTVFTDAWEPATSWLQTGVPETTDLTELFSYDPDLASRLLDEAGWTARTADGFRAKDGVELGFTLYPTPYLTGSVPEAELISQHLKRIGIRVSTQKLDIPTWTERVTNDPTQGVAEVTRSFVDVGTVAGVITGEGEDWFAVGSSDPVLEDLRDGVAGAASRAERAGLVEDLSRHVLEQAYFIPLEQNVQRIYVQSPQLRDISFNAVAIPSYHATTKEAA; translated from the coding sequence ATGAGTCGACCCGGCTCCGGCCGATCCGTCGCCCGTCCGGCCCCCACCCGTCGCCACCTGCTGCAGGCGCTCGGCGCCGGCTCCCTGGGGCTGGCCGCTCTGCCCCTGGCGGGCTGCGCGCTGGAGGGCGCGAGCGCCGAGAGCACGGACGAGGACGAGCTCACCTTCCTCATCTCCAACCTCGACGGCGGCTGGGTGCCCTCCAAGAGCGCCATCTCCAGCTACGAGGCCAACGTCTGGCAGCAGCTGACGGACAAGCTCGTCCACACGGATCCCGAGGGGACGGTGACCCCCTGGATCGCGAGCTCCTGGGAACAGAACGAGGACTCCACCGAGTTCCTGCTGCATCTGCGGGACGGCGTGACCTTCTCCGACGGCACCCCGGTGGACGCCGAGGCGGTCGTCGCGAACCTGCAGTCCTGGGCACTGGGACGACCCGAGGAGGGGATCGCCCGCGTCGGCCTGTTCCCCGGCGGCACCTACGACGGGGCGGAAGCCGCAGGCCGGCTTAGCGTCCGGGTCTCCTTCACGGCACCGACCCTGTCGTTCCTGCCCACCCTCGGCTATCACGGGTGCCTGCTGCTGTCCCCGGCCAGCATCGCGGCCTCCCTCGAAGAGCAGTCGGACCTCGCCGTGCAGATCGGTTCCGGGCCGTTCGTGCTGGACACCTGGGCGGCGAGCGACCACGTGCGCCTGGTGCGTCGAGAGGACTACGACTGGGCACCCGAGGTGCTCGGCGCGAGCGGGCCGGCAGGGCTCGCGGCGATCACCTTCACCGTGCTGCCGGACGACTCCCTGCGGGCCTCCGCCGCCCGCGCCCGCCAGACCGACCTCTCCTACAACGTGAACCCGCAGGTGCTGGACTCCTTCACCGATGCCGGGTTCACCCTCGAGGTGCCCCGCTACCTGGGGTTCGTCCACGGCTACAGCCTGCGCACGAACGTGGCACCCTTCGATGACGTGCGCGTGCGCCGGGCCGTCACCCGCGGGATCGACCGCGCCGAGATCCTGCGCACCGTGTTCACCGATGCCTGGGAGCCCGCGACCAGCTGGCTGCAGACCGGGGTGCCGGAGACCACGGATCTCACCGAGCTGTTCTCCTACGACCCAGACCTCGCGTCCCGTCTGCTCGACGAGGCCGGATGGACCGCACGCACCGCGGACGGGTTCCGCGCCAAGGATGGGGTGGAGCTCGGCTTCACCCTCTATCCCACGCCGTATCTCACCGGCTCGGTGCCCGAGGCGGAGCTGATCTCCCAGCACCTGAAGCGGATCGGCATCCGGGTGAGCACGCAGAAGCTCGACATCCCCACCTGGACCGAGCGCGTGACCAACGACCCCACCCAGGGCGTCGCGGAGGTCACCCGCAGCTTCGTGGACGTCGGGACCGTCGCAGGGGTCATTACCGGAGAGGGTGAGGACTGGTTCGCGGTCGGCTCCTCCGATCCGGTGCTCGAGGACCTCCGCGACGGGGTCGCCGGTGCCGCGTCCCGCGCCGAGCGCGCCGGGCTGGTGGAGGACCTCTCGCGGCACGTGCTCGAGCAGGCGTACTTCATCCCGCTGGAGCAGAACGTGCAGCGCATCTACGTCCAGTCCCCCCAGCTGCGGGACATCTCGTTCAATGCGGTCGCGATCCCCTCCTACCACGCCACCACGAAGGAGGCCGCGTGA
- a CDS encoding cation diffusion facilitator family transporter, with protein sequence MSTAPTDPPAPATTTVDLRRFAWLSIATAIATITLKAGAWAMTGSVGLLSDAAESTVNLVAAVVALIALTVAARPATERFLYGRAKAEYFSAAVEGLMIFVAAAVILVTAVERFVNPRPLENLDIGLVIVVIASVLNGVVALVLMRAGRAHNSITLRADGRHLMTDVVTSAGVLIGVGLVALTGWERLDALVAFAVGVNIIVTGIGLLSEAISGLLDKALPARDHEIITDILRRRTDGTVTFHGLQTREAGQERFMTVHVLVPDEWTVKHGHDYIEDLEDELRDALGSLRVLTHLEPISDPASYEDIPEAHVPIHGDDHDPTRPPTH encoded by the coding sequence ATGAGCACCGCGCCCACCGATCCCCCCGCCCCTGCGACCACGACGGTCGATCTGCGCCGCTTCGCCTGGCTCTCGATAGCCACCGCCATCGCCACGATCACGCTGAAGGCGGGGGCGTGGGCGATGACCGGCTCGGTGGGCCTGCTCTCCGATGCCGCCGAGTCGACGGTGAACCTGGTGGCCGCCGTCGTCGCCCTGATCGCTCTGACCGTCGCCGCCCGGCCCGCGACCGAGCGCTTCCTGTACGGGCGGGCGAAGGCCGAGTACTTCTCCGCCGCCGTCGAGGGGCTGATGATCTTCGTGGCCGCCGCGGTCATCCTGGTCACCGCCGTCGAGCGCTTCGTGAATCCGCGCCCGCTGGAGAACCTCGACATCGGACTGGTCATCGTGGTGATCGCGTCGGTGCTCAACGGGGTGGTCGCCCTGGTGCTGATGCGCGCCGGGAGGGCGCACAACTCGATCACCCTGCGCGCCGACGGCAGGCACCTGATGACCGACGTGGTCACCAGCGCCGGCGTGCTGATCGGCGTGGGGCTGGTGGCACTGACGGGCTGGGAGCGCCTGGACGCGCTGGTCGCCTTCGCGGTCGGCGTGAACATCATCGTCACCGGCATCGGACTGCTCTCGGAGGCGATCTCCGGCCTGCTCGACAAGGCGCTGCCCGCCCGGGACCACGAGATCATCACCGACATCCTGCGCCGCCGCACCGACGGCACCGTCACCTTCCACGGCCTGCAGACCCGCGAGGCCGGGCAGGAGCGCTTCATGACCGTGCACGTGCTGGTGCCCGACGAGTGGACCGTCAAGCACGGTCACGACTACATCGAGGATCTCGAGGACGAGCTGCGGGACGCGCTGGGCTCACTGCGGGTGCTCACGCACCTCGAGCCGATCTCGGACCCCGCCAGCTACGAGGACATCCCCGAGGCGCACGTGCCGATCCACGGGGACGACCACGATCCGACGCGACCCCCGACCCACTGA
- a CDS encoding PLP-dependent aminotransferase family protein — translation MTATSLDPSLLADGLLSPLAAREDRSRGFGRGGQTLPGAVPLYGGAPSPDLLPLTAIGRASADLAADPSALAASLQYSVPTGIGELRSWIARREGVAPERVLITNGAFHGLSLLFDALLDRGDQIAVEDPTYPLIFRDLQHHEPEVLPLTLTADGFDLEALQARLEAGARPKFLYTVPDFHNPTGFVTPAEQRARIVELAEHYGFVIVSDNAYHSLGFEGVEVPADYPTDSELVVHVRTFSKTLGPGLRLGWLVLPTWLVGPVTRLRANQDQHSSALVQAIVARIVGAGDHAPLDGGLAAVAERARTAYAERFDLVTGILNAQVPGGIAVDHRTGGIFGWVRVRDERIDLAAAQQLARARYGTDAVLGRFFFRDRPEDDRARVRIGISHLAPEQLRSGAERLAASLADPEARR, via the coding sequence ATGACCGCGACCTCCCTCGATCCCTCCCTGCTCGCCGACGGCCTGCTCTCCCCTCTCGCCGCCCGGGAGGACCGTTCGCGGGGCTTCGGCAGAGGCGGGCAGACACTGCCCGGGGCAGTGCCCCTGTACGGCGGGGCCCCGAGCCCCGACCTGCTGCCCCTGACGGCGATCGGTCGCGCTTCCGCCGACCTCGCCGCCGACCCGTCGGCCCTCGCCGCTTCCCTCCAGTACTCGGTGCCCACCGGTATCGGGGAGCTGCGCTCCTGGATCGCCCGCCGGGAAGGGGTCGCGCCCGAGCGGGTGCTCATCACCAATGGTGCCTTCCACGGGCTGTCGCTGCTGTTCGACGCACTGCTGGACCGCGGGGACCAGATCGCCGTCGAGGACCCCACCTACCCGCTGATCTTCCGCGACCTCCAGCACCATGAGCCCGAGGTCCTGCCGCTGACCCTCACCGCGGACGGTTTCGACCTCGAGGCCCTGCAGGCACGGCTCGAGGCCGGTGCCCGCCCGAAGTTCCTGTACACGGTGCCCGATTTCCACAATCCGACCGGCTTCGTCACCCCCGCAGAGCAGCGCGCGCGGATCGTGGAACTCGCCGAGCACTACGGCTTCGTGATCGTCTCCGACAACGCCTACCACTCCCTCGGGTTCGAGGGCGTCGAGGTGCCCGCCGACTATCCGACCGACAGCGAGCTCGTCGTGCACGTGCGCACCTTCTCCAAGACCCTCGGGCCCGGGCTGCGGCTCGGCTGGCTGGTGCTGCCGACCTGGCTCGTCGGCCCCGTCACACGGTTGCGCGCCAATCAGGACCAGCACTCCTCGGCGCTCGTCCAGGCGATCGTCGCCCGGATCGTCGGCGCCGGCGACCACGCGCCCCTGGACGGCGGCCTCGCGGCCGTCGCCGAGCGCGCCCGCACCGCCTACGCCGAGCGCTTCGACCTCGTCACCGGGATCCTCAATGCTCAGGTGCCCGGTGGCATCGCGGTCGATCACCGCACCGGCGGCATCTTCGGGTGGGTCCGGGTGCGCGACGAGCGCATCGACCTCGCCGCCGCGCAGCAGCTCGCCCGGGCCCGCTACGGCACCGATGCGGTGCTGGGCCGCTTCTTCTTCCGCGATCGTCCCGAGGACGACCGCGCCAGGGTGCGGATCGGCATCAGCCACCTCGCCCCCGAGCAGCTGCGCAGCGGTGCCGAGCGGCTGGCCGCCTCTCTCGCCGATCCGGAGGCCCGTCGATGA
- a CDS encoding FAD-binding oxidoreductase yields MTSTLPSPDLTSAREDLATALRAELGDDAVFTDPAGRYVGDRAVRAAPDTRFLLVLPHDVAGVQAAVRLAHETGTPVVPRGAGSGLSGGAVPTDGAIVLGLERLTAIREIDPLDEVAVVEAGVITAELSDALAPHGFFYAPDPASATLSTVGGNIATNAGGLHCAKYGVTRESVLGLEAVLADGTLLRTGHRSIKGVTGLDLTQLLIGSEGTLAIIVAATVRIRPLPVARRTVLARFTSSAGAAAGVGAITRSPVRPAATELIDGGTLADIDANSGSALARGEDAIVLIELDGYGIEEQTADLTVALEAAGGSVRVIEDEAEAEHLWELRRSGRGTGAGGHRLGEDIAVPKSQFAAILDQLAEIGERHGVETSALAHAGDGNLHPLLALAREEGEDPGSPRPPVLLAAADDLVRAALDLGGTISGEHGIGTAKRGWLDLELSRDSRNLQRRVKDAFDPQHLLNPGKAL; encoded by the coding sequence GTGACCAGTACTCTCCCCTCCCCTGATCTCACGTCGGCGCGCGAGGACCTCGCGACCGCCCTGCGCGCTGAACTCGGCGACGACGCTGTGTTCACCGACCCCGCGGGTCGGTACGTCGGCGACCGTGCGGTCCGCGCGGCTCCCGACACCCGCTTCCTGCTGGTCCTGCCCCACGACGTCGCCGGGGTGCAGGCCGCGGTGCGCCTGGCGCACGAGACGGGCACGCCCGTGGTGCCCCGTGGTGCCGGCTCCGGCCTGTCCGGCGGCGCGGTCCCCACCGACGGGGCGATCGTGCTGGGACTGGAGCGACTCACCGCGATCCGCGAGATCGACCCGCTCGACGAGGTCGCGGTCGTCGAGGCCGGCGTCATCACCGCCGAACTCTCCGATGCCCTGGCCCCGCACGGTTTCTTCTACGCCCCGGACCCGGCCAGCGCCACGCTGTCGACGGTCGGCGGCAACATCGCCACCAACGCCGGCGGTCTGCACTGCGCGAAGTACGGCGTGACCCGCGAGTCGGTGCTCGGTCTGGAAGCCGTGCTGGCCGATGGCACCCTGCTGCGCACCGGCCACCGCTCGATCAAGGGCGTGACCGGCCTCGACCTCACCCAGCTGCTGATCGGCTCCGAGGGCACCCTCGCCATCATCGTGGCAGCCACCGTGCGGATCCGCCCTCTGCCCGTCGCCCGTCGCACGGTGCTGGCCCGCTTCACCAGCTCCGCCGGCGCTGCCGCGGGGGTCGGAGCGATCACCCGCAGCCCCGTCCGCCCGGCCGCCACCGAGCTGATCGACGGCGGCACCCTTGCCGATATCGACGCCAACTCCGGCTCCGCTCTGGCCCGCGGCGAGGACGCCATCGTGCTGATCGAGCTCGACGGCTACGGCATCGAGGAGCAGACCGCCGACCTCACCGTCGCGCTGGAGGCCGCCGGCGGGTCCGTGCGCGTGATCGAGGACGAGGCCGAGGCCGAGCACCTGTGGGAGCTGCGCCGCTCGGGTCGCGGCACCGGGGCGGGCGGGCACCGGCTCGGCGAGGACATCGCCGTGCCGAAGTCGCAGTTCGCGGCGATCCTCGACCAGCTCGCCGAGATCGGTGAGCGTCACGGCGTCGAGACGTCCGCTCTCGCCCATGCGGGCGACGGGAACCTCCACCCGCTGCTCGCCCTCGCGCGCGAGGAGGGCGAGGACCCGGGCTCTCCCAGACCGCCGGTGCTTCTCGCGGCCGCCGACGACCTCGTCCGTGCCGCACTCGACCTGGGCGGCACGATCAGCGGCGAGCACGGCATCGGTACCGCCAAGCGTGGCTGGCTCGACCTCGAGCTGTCCAGGGACTCGCGGAACCTGCAGCGCCGCGTGAAGGACGCCTTCGACCCCCAGCACCTGCTCAACCCCGGGAAGGCTCTGTGA